In the Euphorbia lathyris chromosome 5, ddEupLath1.1, whole genome shotgun sequence genome, one interval contains:
- the LOC136228658 gene encoding peroxidase 17, giving the protein MSPLLLILFLLLKPTSTSTASASHLRPGFYSDTCPEAELTVRNVMKKALIREPRSVASVMRFQFHDCFVNGCDASMLLDDTPTMLGEKLSLSNINSLRSYEVVDEIKQELENICPQTVSCADIIVMASRDAVALSGGPDWEVKLGREDSLTASQEDADNIMPSPRANASYLIDLFARFNLSVKDLVALSGSHSIGKGRCFSIMFRLYNQSGTGKPDPTIEPNFREKLNKLCPVGGDENVTGDLDSTPIVFDNMYFKDLVSGRGFLNSDQTLHTFGRTREFVKRYSKDESEFFKAFVEGMIKMGDLQSGRPGEIRTNCRLANGRPISVLLES; this is encoded by the exons atgtcTCCTCTCCTCCTTATACTCTTTCTCCTACTCAAACCCACATCCACATCCACCGCCTCTGCTTCCCATCTCCGCCCCGGATTTTACTCTGATACTTGCCCAGAAGCCGAATTAACCGTCAGGAATGTGATGAAGAAAGCCTTGATTAGAGAACCAAGAAGCGTTGCCTCTGTCATGCGCTTTCAATTCCATGATTGCTTTGTTAAT GGATGTGATGCTTCTATGCTGCTTGATGATACACCAACTATGCTAGGAGAAAAGCTTTCCCTTTCCAATATCAATTCCTTAAGGTCTTACGAAGTTGTTGATGAAATCAAGCAAGAGTTAGAGAATATTTGTCCCCAAACTGTTTCTTGTGCAGATATAATTGTCATGGCTTCTAGAGATGCTGTTGCTCTG AGTGGTGGACCTGATTGGGAGGTGAAATTAGGGAGGGAAGATAGCCTAACAGCAAGCCAAGAAGATGCAGACAATATAATGCCAAGTCCAAGAGCAAATGCAAGTTATCTAATAGATCTATTTGCAAGATTCAATCTTTCAGTGAAGGATCTAGTAGCACTTTCAGGGTCACATTCAATTGGGAAAGGAAGGTGTTTTTCAATAATGTTCAGGCTGTATAACCAGTCAGGAACAGGGAAACCAGACCCAACAATAGAGCCAAATTTCAGagaaaaattgaacaagttATGTCCAGTAGGAGGTGATGAAAATGTGACAGGAGACCTTGATTCAACCCCAATTGTATTTGATAACATGTATTTCAAGGATTTGGTATCTGGAAGAGGATTTCTGAATTCAGATCAAACACTTCATACGTTTGGTAGAACAAGAGAGTTTGTGAAGCGTTATAGTAAGGATGAAAGTGAATTTTTTAAGGCGTTTGTTGAAGGAATGATAAAGATGGGTGATTTGCAATCTGGACGGCCTGGTGAGATCAGAACCAATTGCAGATTGGCTAATGGACGTCCTATTAGTGTCTTGCTTGAATCTTGA